TCCCTGGATGGAGGTTACCCAGCCATAGCCTACCTGATTAAAGATATGGTTCCCTGGAATGCCTCTTTTTTCCTGAacataatttgataaattttcatTATCACCTTTAGAAATGGGggaaattttgtgtgtgtgaggaaGAGTCAGGATTGCTACTTGGTTCCCAGTAGTAGTATCCCTAGAGCCCAGATAGGAGGGACTTGGCGGACGGGGCACACTTGGCCTCACTACTCCTATTAGGCCATGGGTTTATTTGGTGACTTTGGGGCAGGTGTCAGGGGTTAAAGAAATTATTGCAACCCAACTTTGGGGACACCATTGTACCCGTATATTTGGGGTGCAGAATTCAAGCTATCCACTCACTGTAACCACTAAGCTATTTCAAAATCCCACTCAATTGTACCTCGTAGCCAAGGGAAATTCACTCGcattaataatagaaagaaaattgaaaaccgGGAGTCAGAAAGACCAATCTGTACATATTCATCCTTTCAAGATAGAAGTTCTCCCTTGTACAGAAGGATATACTACTTGGAGTTGTGTGCATTAAAAGTCCTCCTTTGCACTTTCCTCTAAAATCATTGACACCAATAATTTTACCTTCTGTTTTCTGCACTGGGCACAGAAGTGTAAGAATGGAAACCAAAATTGAATATGCAAGGCAGAAGATGTCCCAAGCAAAATAAACTCCATAGGCATTAAACTGTACTACTTCATGGGGAAGGAGAAGGCAAAACAGGTCAAGGTACTAAATTGCACATGAATTTTGAAACAGAGAAagatttcttctcattttgtttctttaaagacTGTCCAGGAAGTTTGCAGAAGCCAATCAATTACATTTGCAAATGACAGGCATTCTGCTGCAGGACTCTGCTGTCACTTCCACTGAGAGCCAGACAACTCGAAAAGGCCCTTGTTTCTCACCTGGCAGCCTTTTCAGTCTGTTCTGACTGCCATTGTAAGGGAGAATTTCCACTTCCTTCCGAATCGTAGCAGAACTGCAAAAcagcatgactaagcaactaaATAGTAACTTTTGACTGGACCTCAATCTTGTgcagactttgtaaccatttgcttctgtAACCACCAGCTTCCTCCtaactaaacatatataaaccACCATGCTCTgaccccattttgctcagaatttggaggcgagacccctctgagcccaccagcgtaataaaagcctgttttgaAGTACTCCCGTGTGGCTCTCGGTTTGTTTCCTGGCCTGGTTTGCTGTAACACTATAGCAAAGTTCTACGGACTGGGAGGTTTACGAACAGcagcaatttatttctcacatttctggaagtTGGAAGTCAGAGATCACAGCACTGGCAGATTCAGCACCTGGTACAGGCAGCTGCGTGGTTCATAGGCTCTGCCCTCCTGTATGTTCACACCggagaaggagagacagagagctctctgggtctcttagaagggcactaatcccatttaggagggcttcaccctcatgacctaacgACCTCACAGAGGCCCCAACTCCAAATACTATCACCTTGGGAGTCATATTTTAAACTAGCAGTTTTGGGGttcacaaatattcagtccaccACTGCGGCACCAGCACTCCCCCCCTAGACCCACCTGTCCTGGGGCACTGCAAGGCTTGTTGGCACCTGCCACTCAAGCGACGCCCTGGAGCCCCCAGGCATCGACTCCCCGCAGCGCTCCATGGCGGGATGTGGGAGTGCTCTCAGGAAGCATGGTCTGCCTCTCCAACGCCTAACAAGAGTTTCAGACTAGCCACACCTCAGCACCACTGGCAGCTCCAGGCCTGTTTCCCCGCAGCGTTTTGGGGGCTCAGCGGAAAGACGTACTGCAGCGGTACTCAGTGTCACTGCGCTCAGAACCTACACTCGCCTTTGGCTGCTAAGCGCTCGCTGTAGCACCACGCTTGGTGGGCCTGGATCTCTGCTTTCCCTTTTATTCCTGGGTACATCCCCCCAAGAAGCGCCTCAAGTCCTTCTACACTCACGGGACTCTCGCAGGCTCAGGCTGGGAGCCGGCACCACACTCGCACACtcaggaaaggagaaggagaaactGCAGAGGACAGAACTCCCCCGTTATCTCTGGAAACATGAATTTTCACTgatggctttatttttctgcatataatCCCACTAAAGACTGAAGTAACAGAGGCCACCACCAGTTTTTCAAAAGCTTGATAGGTGGTCTCCTTTTCCGGCATTCCAAGAGACAATGGCAACATTTAAACACGCAGGATTCTATTCCAAGTGTCTCCCTAGAATTCACACCCAACACCTGGAGGCTGCTGGCATCATGTCTGAAATCAAGCAACCGTGACGCTGGTGTGACTTAGGAAAAGAGGCAGACGCAGGGCCGAGGCAACAGTGAGTGGGGGTGGGTCGCAGGGGTGGGTCGCAGACTCCACGTGCAAGCATCCTCTGACCCGGAAAAGAAAGAGGTCATGTTTCACAGGTAGTCATGAGTCTAATGCACCCTTGTGACATGTTATTACAGTTATAACAGAGTGCTGAAATACACAGGAATTGAAATTAAACAGATCCAGATGTAAAGCCCACCTCTACCTATTCCTTATTAGCAGTGTGATTTGACCAAGAAAGATTTGACCAAGAAAATTAAACCTgtgtcttcatttcctcatcGGTAAATAGGGATATCTACCTTTCAAGATTAACTATTTTGGGAGgattcattaaaataatgtgtGTGAAGTGCATAGCATAGTGGCCAACTCATATTAATAATTCTAGAATGGCAGCTTTTATTGTTCCCTCCCTGTCATTCCACACACTCCTCCATTATATTTGGAAACTTAGATGGCTTTATTTATCCACACATAGTCTGATTAAAGactgaggaaacagaggccacCACCAGTTTTTAAAACCTTGATATGTTTTAAGTACTGGGCTCCAGGTGTCCTCCAGCTACCTGAGCacagcaggtggtgggcagagcCTGGTGATGAAGGGTGTGGTCCTGAACCCATGGCATCAGCTCCACCCTTTACATTCTGAACCCCCTGGAAAACCAAGCTCAGCCTTAGCTCCCTCCTGTGAAATACCTCTGGGCTATAGGTCATTATGAGATGTAAGAAATAAGGCAGGCAAggttcttattcattttttagtaTAATTCTAGCTATTTTTGCCTACTTCCTTCTCCATGACTGCACAGGCCGATGAACATCATAAATTTCCCTTTCCTGCCTATCTCATAAAGCCAACACAATTTTTTGCATAAATGGCATGTACATTTctatacacacaaatataatatgtcattttaaattatgaatacattaataaattcaaaaatttttaaataatgagaatgTGAAATTGGAGCAATTACAAAACAAGGTCGGTCAGGTTGATGGCCTTAGTGTCAAGTCAAATCAATCTATCTTCCACTAGGTGGCAGACCTTGCTAAAaagttataagaaagaaaaagcaatgcaTCTTCCAGAGCTGACCAACAGGTGTCTCTTTGCAACCACATATCCGTGGGCTGTTGAATAACATATAGATAATCTCAACATTTTCTGCAGTCTTTCTTACAGATAAGATCTATGCATCTTACAGATCATCTTACAGATAAGATCATCAACACTTTCCACAATGTACAAATAGAATACTAAAGAGATGAGTATCTTTTACTTTACATGACACACTAACCATACTATATCCCCTCAAagggaaatgaaattataaaaacataactaggaataaaattctgaataCAAGTGATTGGCAGAAAACAGATTTCATTAAAATGCTGTCCCTAAGAGAAACAAGGTTTTCTGTTTGAAGTGATATTAACTTTTACCAATCATACGTGATTGGGTTAGAGTTCACTCCAGACAGACACACAAGGCTAGTGGCTATTACCCTGGTGAATATGGCCCTGGGAACACACAAGAAATAGTAGAAATTCCTAAACAACAAAGGGACATCATGATATCATTTTTGCTGCTATTGTTTTTCACCCAAATTTAGACACGTGCACACTCACGCAGACACATGTTCATATGTGGCCTTGTTGGCATGGTTGAGTGGATATACTTAGGTATGTTGAGTGTATATGCACTCCATCCACATCTTCAAATTAAAGAGGTTCTCCTTACTACAGAACTCAGAATATATAAGCAGAATCCTATACGCACttagttattttctcttttatatggGGAAATATTTGTCCCTAAATCATTCTGAAAGAAATTAGAGCTTAATATTAAGCATAATGTACAGATAGAGAAGCCCAGGTACTGACACATTTACTTCTCTTATATTTAGGGGTTGGTTTATTTAATTGGAGATTGAATTAAATGATGAATTAggaatgcaaatataaatatgtatctttatacatatagatatgtatatgtacaaaattacaaaatgacATCATAATCTTTGTCATCCAAACTTcaaattacatataataaatgcttTGTTCCTatctaaatagatttttaaaattagtaatgcATTACAATATTCTCCAGATATCACAGCCAAACTAATGCTATCCATAACTTCATATCATGCAAGGCCTACAAACAGCTGTATGAATTCAAAGGATATAAAACCCCCAAGGGTGATCATGCCAGAAGCATGATCTAGCTTTGGCTAGAAAGACACAAAGTTCATTTTAAGAGGCAGGACAGAGCACAAGAGGGATTTTCAAGCCTCTCCCATGCTGTGATTCTTTTGGTGCTAGATTAACTCCATTTCCTAAACTCAGTAGTCAATACCTGCGCTGCTTTTTACACACCTAAATACCCAAAGTGCATGAATCTGCATGCAAAGTAAATAAATCCAAGGTGCATTCCCAAACCTCGTGAATCTCATTTATTTCCCTATTTGGCAAAGCAAGAATGTGTCTTTCATGAAAAAGACAGTCCAGGAGAAATCCCACCCTTCTGGGAGCCTATGGGGAAGGCTGGGCTCCCTGTGAGATCCCAGACGTTTAATTTGCAAAGTTATTCTCAAGTTATCTGGGTCAACTtcttcagaaaacagaagaaatgagAGACTGTCAGGTATGTCACATCAAATCTAATCATGGCAGTTAGGGAATTAGATTACATGGGCTTCTAGGTCCCACACAACCCACACCATCAGTTCCacagaaatcaggaaagagaaaggaccCTCCAGTAGGGCAGAAGCCGAGGGAGGGTTAGTTTGTCAGCTCCCCTAAGGCCGCCCAGCTCCCCTGCGCTACCTTAGGCAGCGAGGAAGGAGCCCAAGGTGGAGGCAGGGCCCTCTGTGCCTGCGTGTGACCTGTGCCCAGCTTCGCCGCTGGGTCCAGTGGCTCTCAGGATGAGCGCCATTTCTTTTAGATTGCTCCGATCAGCCTTCTTCACAGTGCCGGCTTCTCTCCAACCTAGGGCGAGTCCTTGCACTAGCAAACCCACGAGATCCTTTGTTTCGCCCATTTCCCCCCTCAGCCATTGACTGACTTCTATCTGATTCCataacaaaacatttaaattggGTGTCATTTCCTTTCCACAGATTTCTGTCCCTGGGCAAGAGAAAGTCTTTCAGTGAATCCCCAAAGCCAACTCCTGCAATGAGCCCTCTGGCTGCAGAAGGAAAGGAAACCTCTGTCTTGTCGTTGCAGAGTCCCAGCAGCTGGACTTCGGGTGCGGCCTCGACTCTTCTGCCTGCGTTTTTACCACACTGTTCTGGCGCCAGTGCCCTCCGCTGTGTCTGAGCAGAGCACCTGTTTAGTCTGACTCACGCCGTCAGCGCGCACTCGCCCCACGGCGGCCGACCTCACACGGGCGTGCGGGGCCTCCGCACGCGGCTGTGCAGCCACCGGCCTCCGCGCGACCCAGGGGCACCCGCGCCCCAGAGGGGCTTGCCCGGTTATGCCTCTGGAATCCAAATGCAAGTTTTTTTCAGGCATGGTAAATTTCTGTCAAACTTTTTAAGTGGAGTTTTTAAGTACACATTTTAGCAGGTAATCTTTTTGTGTAACTACCAGCAGATAAACACCAAAGCATCCGATAACTCTCTGCTCTGTTGTGGACAGACTCTGGAGAGAGAAGGGCGAGTAAAAGCCATGGCAAGTTGTGTTTTCTCTACAATGTCTTTAACACAACGTGTGCTTTGCAGGAACTGGGGTGAAAGAGGCAACGAGGGCTACTGCTCTGTTAAGCCCCGTGCCTACAGCTGAACAAAGCCTCACAAAAGGTAGCAAGGCAGGAAACTGGCTCTGACCTTCATTCCAGGTGACAGTTTGTGGAGAAATCTAACGTGTATTCCTATTTTCCTGTCTCTACAGATATGCATCCCTTAACACAAGGATTCATCTGAATTCCTTTCCCGGTGTGATGCTTAAATTAGTGACTGtttcaagaaataaaaggagCCGCTGAAATTAGCTCAGGAAGCCTGctgtccccccacacacacttgtTTTCTCATCCCAACATTAGGAAGTTACGCAGCCTGACAATGCACCTTTCTCTTACAAGTCTTGACATCACCACtgttatttgctttttcacttttttcttccagCACCTGTTAGAAATAAGAGTAGAGTGGTCTTCATGTGAATTCATTCTTTCCTTATTCTTTGAGCAAAAGGTCGTGATAAAAATCTGAAATGGGTAGAGATGTTTGAAAATATGgttgacatttcactttaaaatGAGCCACCTTAGAGTATTTTTAGATTGATAGCATACACAAAATCAAGGTGTCTTTGCTGATTACTAGGCTAGCTTAAAACTTTAATCAAGCAGCACTCACAAGagtatccttttatttttttaacataatacaGGAAACTGGCAGATGCTGAGACGGATTTTGATGACTTTATAGGGATGCAAAAAGCACCaaataaaagatgaatatttcagacgaaataattttctctaaagacccatactctctctctctctctctctctctctctctctctctatatatatatatatatatatatatatatatatatatatatatatatataaataaaatacaccgTGACACAGGAAAAGGTAAGAACTCTTGTCAAATGTCTGTGAAATAGTCTCCCAAGGTTCCGAATGGCAGTTTCCCTGCGGCCCCGCCCTGCCGGCCTTCCCTTCTGTCTTGGGGCTCTGCAGGTCTCCGGATAAGCCGGCCCTTCACGGGCTACACAGCGACTCTTCCAGGCCCGGTGGCCAAGGCCGCGGCAGGGCCGCCTGCTCCGCGTCCCGAGGGCGCCGCCGGCCACGCCCGCTGGCGCCTTTGTCTTCCCGCTGCTGCCTGCCGTTTTCAAACGCCAAGAGTTAATTATTTGGTCCCCGGGCCAGTCACACCTCGCCAGACGCGGCTTCCCGGTGCAGGCGCCGTCCCCGGGCAGGTCGCCGCGCGGGAGCGCCCGCGCTGCTGCTCCCCGCCGGAACCGAGAAACAGCCCATTTTGAACCAGAATAATTTAGTCTGACAACAGCTTCTTCCTCTGTTCACAGCTGTCCCAGGGGGAGGAGCTGAAACCCGAGCCCCGCGCCGGCCGGCCCCCCAGAGCCGGGCCAAAAGCCCCTCCCGGCGCGCGCGGGCGCAGTCCccgagccgccgccgcccgcgccgcccgcgatGCGGtagcgcccgcgccgcccgcacCATGCCGCGCTCCTTCCTGGTCAAGAAGCATTTCAACGCCTCCAAAAAGCCGAACTACAGCGAGctggacacacacacaggtaaACACCGgagacaaaaaaacccaaaaagtatGTCTGTGCCTGCGTGCCTGCGAATCCGTAGGTGCAGATCTGGGCATTGCCACTTAAAAGCCATTGCAAAGAGCCAAAGACAGCTGCGTCCCTTCTCGCAGAGCCCTGAAAGGGAGCCTCTGTCCTTTCGATCATTTAGGGTAAGTTttaattcaaaactttttaaGCCCTAAGCGACAGGAAACTTTCATCCCACTGTGGCAGCTCCATCTCCTAAGGCCCGTGCGAGCGTGGTAGCGGCCGGCGGAGGGGCCGCGCCGCGCGGACGCCGAGTCGCCGCGAGCCTCGCGGACGGGCCTCCCCTCGGAAGGCGGCGGGCGCGCCTCTGCGCTCACGGCCACAGTGCGTGCGAACAGCACACGCGGAAAATGGAAAACGACTCCTCTCGCTGTTGACAGATAATGTCTGGGTCATTCCCCGCAGTGGGGACAGTGGAGGCGCTGGCTTGGTCGCACTCCCCGACTCCAGAGGCTGGCGTGGCTCAGCGCAGTTGTCAGGCTGTGTGCGCATTAAGTGCAGTAACTCCATAGGGGCCAGGGGGGAAGAAAAATCCTTGCCAATGCATACGTCCTACCAAACGGGACTATCTTCTTCATTGAAAACCATGTGTGTTGCTAAATATCgtttatgtgaatattttaaagtcattttaacCTTAATCTTCTttactttcctcttctttccttcagtGATTATTTCCCCGTATCTCTATGAGAGCTACCCCCTGCCTGTCATCCCGCAGCCAGAGATCCTCAGCTCAGGAGCCTACAGCCCCATCACCGTGTGGACTGCCACTGCTCCGTTCCACTCCCCACTGCCCAAcggcctctctcctctctccggATACCCCTCATCCTTGGGGCGAGTGAGCCCCCCTCCTCCATCTGACACCTCATCCAAGGACCACAGTGGCTCAGAAAGCCCCATTAGTGATGAAGAGGAAAGACTACAATCCAAGCTTTCAGACGCCCATGCCATTGAAGCTGAAAAGTTTCAGTGCAATTTATGCAATAAGACCTATTCAACTTTTTCTGGGCTAGCCAAACATAAGCAGCTGCACTGCGATGCCCAGTCTAGGAAATCTTTCAGCTGTAAATACTGTGACAAGGAATATGTGAGCCTGGGCGCCCTGAAGATGCACATCCGGACCCACACGTTACCCTGTGTCTGCAAGATCTGCGGCAAGGCATTTTCCAGACCATGGTTGCTTCAAGGACACATTAGAACTCATACTGGTAAGAGAAAAAACATAGTCAGGAATGTTAATCTCTCTGATAGAAAGAAGCTCTGGGCTGGCTGTTGGATTTGCATGAAGTAGTGACACTGTGCTTTTAATGATGGATGGTCCTCAATAGCTACTTCCTGACTACTCAAAAAGTTGTTAGAGCACAAAGTGCTCCATTTCTTGCTAACAACCTCTGCTCCAGGAATTGCAAACAGCATTTAGACTTTGGAAAGTAGATACAGGAGGTTTGGTCTCAAAGATCAGTTAGAAAATCAGGAAAGATGTGCTAGAATGTGTGTTCTTTGGAACTGCCCTCAGTAATCAGCAAATACAAAGGTTGCTATCTTAATCAATTGATTTGGTAAATAGATGGAGGGTTTTCCTATAGTTTTCTGTTAGTTACACTCTTGCTGTGTTATCTATTATCTCTTAGCCAGTTGGTAGTTGAAACTAAATTtgctttatgtcttttttttttttttttttgctgtatttcTTGTTCCTAGCACAAAATTGTCCTGCAGGGTGTCAAGACACTTATACTGCCTTGGTCATAAGACagaaagagggaagaggggaaatATTGGGAAATGTTGGGTGACGCTCAACATTAGCTGCACCTGCTGAAGCAGAAAGCTTTAATAAGTCAAAGTCCTGGACTATGTGCACTGTCTCTGTGTGACTAGCAGCAGCGATGATACTCTGTGTATGATATTTTAATGCAACATTCAAATTTATCTTAAAGGACcaggtattaaaataaatacctagtgTGGGGAATTTTAATCAGGTTTTGCTCCTTCTCATTCTTTTGGCAAaatgtgattgatttttattAACGTGACTTTATGTTTCCTCCAAAAATACTgactgtctttctttttcttcccccaccctgcccccaggggAGAAGCCCTTTTCTTGCCCTCACTGCAACAGAGCATTTGCAGACAGGTCCAACCTGAGGGCTCATCTGCAGACCCACTCTGATGTAAAGAAATACCAGTGCAAAAACTGCTCCAAAACCTTCTCCAGAATGTCTCTTCTGCACAAACATGAGGAATCTGGCTGCTGTGTAGCACATTGAGTGATGCAATCAATGTTTACTTAAACAGAATGCATTTCTTCACTCCGAAGCCAAATGACAAATAAAAGTCCAAAGGCATTTTCTCTTGTGCTTACTGACCAAATGACATgtataggcacacacacacacatgcacacatacacacacgcacacacaaagaGCTGCAGGAGCACAGAATCCATGTGTTTAAAGTTAATCCTTTCCATGTGAAGTTTAAAATGACTATATATTTACTGACAACGATACTGAGAGAATAAAAGACAAGAACCTTTCTCTTCAAAGATGAAGTGAAAAGCACATTGCATCTTTTCTTACTAAGAAAGAATGCAAGGATTTACATTGCTGCCAAATCATTTCAATTGAAAAGAACAGTATTGCTTTGTAGTAGAGTTTGTACTAGAATTTCCTATAGGAAGAGAATCTGCGAGATGCTATCTCAGGTGCCTTATAAAATATTCCAAGTTTACTTCAGGACATGTCTTATGTCTAGTTACCATTGTCAAACTAAAGCTTTGTTGTTGATTACCTGTAATGctttaaagtgtatttttatgagagagaaaaaaatcaagaaacacaAGAGAatgtattaaaagtatttttgttttgttttatttttgtcaataagTAGTATGTGccttgggggaggagggcaagaTTAGCTTTGAACATTCCTGGTGCATGCTCCAtgtcttactttttaaaagaactttaatgatttttctaaaatttattaaagatGGGAATAAGTGCAAGAGACAATTCTTAGAAATTCAGTAATGTACTTAAACCATTTTAAATGCATACGACAAATGCAATAATATGACATCCCTTGCAAGtgccttttttttaattaattgtataGTTGATGAGTCAAtgtaaatttgtgtttatttttatatgattgaATGGGTTTTGTGTGAAAGTGAGATGTTGTCTATAGCTATGTCTATAAACAACCTGAAGACTTGTGAaatcaatgtttcttttttaaaaaacaattttcaaggtcttttttttacaataaacatttttgatttAAAAGCTATTGTTTGTTTACTATTTTCTGACACTTTACTTGCTCTGTTATTAGTATCAAACAACTGTACAAAGAATTGTTCcttttgttaaaggaaaaaaaagtgaatagtGTATAGTATGTGTTTCAAATGCTATATTATGTGTTAGGTTATAATAAAGTAAACtgccagtattttatttatttttaagataatactATCACATTCAGAAAAGACAGCATCATGGTAGAATTTGTTAGCATACCACTTTAACAAAAATCACACTTTCTGAGTGCTAAAATAGTCAAACTATTAATagtcaaaaatacatttcaaaactaTGTGGACTTTATTATATTGACTTTAGGAAAGCAAGTTACAGTTACTTATATTATCACATAGGCCACTGAAACAGtttaagattttcaaaagaaatatttaatgagatataagagaaaaaagcagaaaaactgCATGAAAAGATCAGGAGAAAAATGGATTTACTATACAAGTTGGAGAATTAAACCATGCAAAGAAAATGCCACATCTAGTGATATAAAATAAGTGGTATGTTTCATGATGGGAGGAAGACTAAATAGTGgaagtttaaaatttctttttatggtatTTGAACAAGTTGGACAAGCCCCCACCCAAATCTAATATGTACTTTAGAAAATATAACGTGACCATCCACACTGTGCAAGCGCATGCTCATTAAATACACATGTACTAACTCGCATGCGAAAATCCTATCCATCATAGGAACTGTGATACTTACTGAAGTCTGTATTTGAATCCAAACTCCAAACTCATTAAGAGGATAGTTTCTGCTACTGTTCACCACTTCTCTCTGGTGGTATGAGCAGAACTTATAGAAtcatggttatttttcttttttgcccttGTGATACATATAAAAGCCAGAACTAGTATCTCAAAGAAATTAGTGGCAGTCCTATAGCAGGTGACCAAAAATAAATACCAATACTACTCCTTTTATGttcttatttcttcctctgtatattacatttttcacttttagcCAACACACAAAAGGATAGTGTTTCTAAGAAAACAATCTTGAATTTTATATTCTGCCTTTAATTTTGGGGGGTATCTCAGTACATATTTCTTAGAGGCAAGTTATTTGGAACAGCAATTTATGAATGTGAAGAAATGGTTGATAGCTTGACTAGGGTATTCTAAAGTTATAAAAAGACCAATTTAGCTGAGTGTATGTGGTATAGAAATGATTGCCAATGACTGGAAGCTTCCAGGCCAGCTTACATGTAGAAACATCTTGCAAGGGGGAAATGTGAATGAGTCAAGCCTTCTGGGATGTTCTGGTTAGCTTTCTCAGGAACCAGATCTACCCTTGTTTCCCTCTCTCAGGTCTACAGGCAAATAGTTTCTTGGTGTCCAAAATTTAAACAgctaattttctaaaagaaaaagtctgttaattaatttaattgcTTAGTGAAAAATAAGTGGtaatatttttgtcatatattCAACTTTGTTCTCATCATTCTAATTTCATTcatgatcaaaatattttaatttcattaaggTACATGAGTATGAATTAAAGTACATCATATTAAGATGTTCTATAAATACACTTCagtaattattttagaattttagaatttttaccaAGGTCTTTGAATAGATATCTGCTCTCCTACAATACATAAGACTGCACTCAAATGTCACTTACTTTCCCAAATTCACTCACTCTGGGAGCTTTATACCATTTATATGATAGTACTCATTCATTACATTACAATCTTTTCTTGGAATCTTTCTTTTTCACTAGATAGgacatttttaaagcagaaattcCCAGTATCCAACATATTCATAGAtatcaacaaatgtttgttgaataataataaaatattagaaattgataaaaaagaaaaaaacatgtagaTCTATAACAGATCTATAAGAAATTCAACATATCACCCCATATTACAGGGAGTTTC
This genomic interval from Microcebus murinus isolate Inina chromosome 7, M.murinus_Inina_mat1.0, whole genome shotgun sequence contains the following:
- the SNAI2 gene encoding zinc finger protein SNAI2 yields the protein MPRSFLVKKHFNASKKPNYSELDTHTVIISPYLYESYPLPVIPQPEILSSGAYSPITVWTATAPFHSPLPNGLSPLSGYPSSLGRVSPPPPSDTSSKDHSGSESPISDEEERLQSKLSDAHAIEAEKFQCNLCNKTYSTFSGLAKHKQLHCDAQSRKSFSCKYCDKEYVSLGALKMHIRTHTLPCVCKICGKAFSRPWLLQGHIRTHTGEKPFSCPHCNRAFADRSNLRAHLQTHSDVKKYQCKNCSKTFSRMSLLHKHEESGCCVAH